The window CCATCTTATCAGAAATAAACCGGAAAGTCTTTATTCGCTTGGTGCATCCGGTCATCTCTTCCCCTCACGGCTGTTCCGATCACTTCGCCCGCCAACCCCGTACGACCACGACGATGAGGGTGACCGCAGTCAGCGGGAGGACAAAGAGCTGCATGACGCCGCTGAAAGCGGGGAGGGCGTCATGCTCCGATGCCTTGAGAATAAGATAGGCCGTATACGCGATGTAGTGGCCGAGGAAGAGAAATCCCTCCCAGCGGGCGATCCGGTAACCGGTAAAGAAGATCGGAAGGGCGGCCGCCGCGGCGGCGAGCATCACCGGAAAATCGAAATTCATCGCCGCCGGCGAAACGGCAATCCCTCGGGGGGCCGCAACCCCCGCGATTCCAACGACGCCGAGGATATTGAAAATATTGCTTCCGATGACGTTGCCGACGGCGATCTCCCGTCTTCCGCGGATCGCCGCCATGAGCGAGGTCGCCGCCTCCGGGAGCGAGGTTCCGACCGCCACGATCGTCAGCCCGATGACCAGCTCGCTGACCCCGATCGCTCTGGCGAGGGAGACCGCGCCGCCGATCATCCAGCGCGATCCGGTGATGAGAAGCGCCAAGCCGAGGAGGACCCGCAGGATTTGCCACCCCATCCTCCCGGCCCGCCCCGCGGGGGGCGAATACGGCGCATCGATCGGCTCCGGCTCTCCTCGTACCTGCCGGATCAAGAAAATCATATATCCGATCAATCCGGCAAAAAGAAGCGCCCCATCCATGCGGCCGATCCGCCCATCGATCGCCAGCAAAACCAGCAGGAGGCTCACACCGATCATGATCGGAACATCGATCCGGACCAGCCGCCGCGCGACGACCAGCGGCGTGATCGCCGCAGAGGCGCCCAGCACAAAGAGAATATTCATGATATTGCTGCCGACGATGTTCCCGACGGCAAGGTCCCCCCTTCCTATCCAGGCCGATGCGACGCTGACGGTGATCTCCGGAGCGCCCGTTCCGATCGCAACCACCGTCAGGCCGATCATGACCGGAGGGAGGCCCAGCGCCGAAGCAATCCGCGATGCACCGCGAACGAGGAACTCGGCGCCGGCCAGCAGAAGCACGATCCCGGCGACAAACCCCAGAAGAACGAAGACCTCCATCATTCAGACCCTTCCGGCGTCCTCTTGTCCTTCCGAGTCGCGAACCAACTCCTTAATGCAATCAGGATCAGCGTCACAATCGTCAGCGGGAGGACAAACAGCTGCATGACGCCGCTGAAAGCGGGGAGGGCGTCATGCTCCGATGCCTTGAGAGTAAGATAGGCCGTATACGCGATGTAGTAGCCGAGGAAGAGAAATCCCTCCCAGCGGGCGATCCGGTAACCGGTAAAGAAGATCGGAAGAGCGGCCGCTGCGGTTGCGAGCATCACCGGAAAATCGAAATTCATCGCCGCCGGCGAAACGGAGAGCCCCTGCGGCGCGACGATTCCCGCCATTCCCAGAACGCCGAGGAGGTTAAAGATGTTGCTCCCGACGACGTTGCCGACGGCAATGTCCCGCTCTCCCCGAACCGCCGCCACCACCGAGGTCGCCACCTCCGGGAGCGAGGTTCCGGCCGCCACAATCGTCAGCCCGATGACCAGCTCGCTGACCCCGACCGCCTGAGCGACCGAGATCGCGCCGGCAACCACCCAACGCGACCCGAGAATCAACAACGCCAAACCGAAGATCACCAGGGCGATGTTCCATGCGACCGCGCCCGACGCTTTCCAAGAAGGGGGGGCGAACTCGGCGGCGTACTCCCGCTCGATTTCGGGCGGCTCCCTTCGCGACTGCCTGATCGAGAAGACGAGATACCCGATCAGTCCGGCGAAAAGCAGCCCCCCCTCCAGACGGTCGATCGTCCCATCGACCGCTAAAAGAACAATGAGGAAGCTCACACCGATCATCACTGGAACATCGATCCGGACCATCTGCTGCGCCACCACCAACGGCGTGATCGCCGCGGAGAGACCGAGGATGAAGAGAATATTGAAGATATTGCTTCCGATCACATTCCCGAAGGCGAGATCCCCTTCCCCGTTGAGCGCCGAGATCACACTGACGGTGATCTCGGGGGCGCTGGTGCCGAAGGCGACCACCGTCAGGCCGATCACGAGCGGAGAGAGCCCGACCGCGGCGGCAACCCGAGAAGCACCGCGAACCAGAACCTCTGCGCCCCCCAGGAGGAGGACGAGGCCGAGGATGAACTTGAGAAGGAGGGTGATCTCCATGAACCTCGATTATCCGGATTGCCGCTGCCGCGCTGAAATCCGGTCCCGGGCCACCGGAATACTTCCGGCCGGATGAATGAAATCTTTTCATCCTAACCTGCCCGGAAGATCGAGGTCAACCGGATCGCGGGATCAGGGGGGAAGAGGACAGCAGTGATCGGTTCCGCGCGTGGAGACGGTTTTGAAGGGAAAGGGGCCCGTATGAAGGTTTTTAGGCGAGGAGAATATTCGGGAGCCTGCTTGGGTCTTGTTCTGCGAAAGGGCGGGAATGAATACGTGGCAAGAAGGGTTTTTCAGGGAGCCGTCGGGCCGAACTCGTCAATCGGCCCGACGGCTCGCGTCGGCAAACGTCCTCACTAATCGCCGGCCGGACAGACACCCCGGTGACCCGCCCGGCCGCGTGCTGGATCATTCGGAGAATGCCGCCGCCCGTCTACATCCCGCCGCTGAAATCAAGCGCCCAAATCATCCAAAAGCTGAAGGCCACCGATGCGAAAAGAACGAGCGCGAGACCGTATCGGTAAAGAAATTCATAAAATTGATCGAGTCCGGGTGCGATGATCGAAGCGCCGCCCGACGGCTCGGTTGAAGAGCCTGGCATTTCTTTTTTACCCTGCTCGGCGTAGACATTCGTCTGAAATTCCGTTTTTGTCGATCCAGCCATGAACAAGCCTCCTTAATAAGAATGAACGCCCCTCCTATGAAACGACTCACGCCGGAGCACCTTGCAGAAGGGATGCCGTCGCATTCCGGTCGGAGAGAAATTGAGAACCGTCGCGTATCTGCCTATTCTTTCAAGAAAAAACAACGGTGCGGCATGGAAGAAAGGGAGATGGGAAGTGGGAGAATCGCGGTGAGGAGAAGCCAAACCGCCACAGCGGTGGGGCGTCTTTGCTCGTTACTCGGATGAGGGGAACGTCTGACCCCGCTCGTCCGCAAGAGGAATCCCGTACCGCTGCGCCATCCGGTAGAGGGTCCTTCGGTCGACCCCCAAGATCCGCGCCGCTTCGGTTCGGTTCGGGATTTCACGAAGAACCCGGATCAGATAACGCCGCTGCAGTTCATCGAGCGGCATGAGCGGAAAAGGAGGGAGCGCCTCTTCCGAAGCGGCCACATCCCGAATCGACAGCGGGAGGTCATCGGCAAGGATGACGCGGCCGGTCGTCAAGACCACCGCCTGCTCGATCGCATGCTGCAGCTCCCGGACGTTTCCAGGCCAGTCGTACCGGCACATCGCCTCGATCGTCTGGGGATGAAACGAGAGATCGCTTTTTTTGGCCTCGGCGGCATATTGTTTCAAGAAATAGTCGGCCAACAAGGGGATATCGTCTTTCCGCTCCCTCAAAGGGGGAAGGACAATCGTGACGACGCGGAAGCGATAGAGAAGATCTTCGCGGAACCGGCCTTCTTTCACCCTCACATCGAGCGGCTGGTTGGTCGCGGCGACGATTCGAACATCGACCCGGACCGGATCGTTGGCGCCGACCCGCCGGACCTCTCGCTCCTGAAGGGCCCGCAGCAGCTTGGCCTGAAGCGAAAGGCTCATCTCCCCGATCTCATCGAGAAAGAGGGTTCCCCCTTCCGCCTCTTCGAAGAGCCCCTTTTTGTTCACGACCGCCCCGGTAAAAGCCCCCCGGACATGGCCGAACATCTCGCTCTCGAGCAGCGGCTCCGGAAGGGCGGCGCAGTTTACTACGACGAACGGCCTTCCCGCGCGGGGGCCGTTGTAATGGATCGCCCGCGCGATCAGCTCCTTTCCGGTTCCGCTCTCCCCCTGGATGAGAACGGTGCTGTTCTGGCCGGTGATCATCGCCACGGTTTTATAGACCTCGGTCATCGGCCGGCTGTGGCCGACGATTTGATCGAGGCCGTAGGTCCGGACGAACTCCTGCCGGTATTGCTCGTTCTCTTTCTTCAGACGGCGTTGATTGAGGGCGCGCCGGACGACGATCTTGATCTCGTCTTCCCGAAACGGTTTGCTGACGTAGTCGAAAGCGCCCGCCTTCATCGCCTCGATCGCCGATTCCATCGATCCGAAGGCGGTCACTAAAACCACCAATGTCTCCGGGCTCTGCTCTTTATAACGGCGCAGGACCTCCAAACCGTCCAGGCCGGGCATCTTCAGGTCGGTGATGATCAGGTCGTAAAATGCTTTCTCCAGACGGTCGACCGCCTCCCGGCCGCCGGAGGCCGATTCGACGGTGTATCCCTCTTCCGATAAAATCTCGACCAGCAGCTGGCAGGCGACGGCGTCGTCATCAACGGCCAACATTCGGGCGGAAGCGGATTCATTTCGTCTCATGATCCCTCACCGGCAGTGTAATGATCAACGTCGTCCCCGCGCCGCGGCGGCTCTCCGCTTCGATTTCCCCGCCGTGCGCTCTGATAATGTTCCGGCAGATGCTCAGCCCCAAACCGGTTCCCTTTCCCCGTTCCTTCG of the Candidatus Manganitrophus noduliformans genome contains:
- a CDS encoding sigma-54-dependent transcriptional regulator, which produces MRRNESASARMLAVDDDAVACQLLVEILSEEGYTVESASGGREAVDRLEKAFYDLIITDLKMPGLDGLEVLRRYKEQSPETLVVLVTAFGSMESAIEAMKAGAFDYVSKPFREDEIKIVVRRALNQRRLKKENEQYRQEFVRTYGLDQIVGHSRPMTEVYKTVAMITGQNSTVLIQGESGTGKELIARAIHYNGPRAGRPFVVVNCAALPEPLLESEMFGHVRGAFTGAVVNKKGLFEEAEGGTLFLDEIGEMSLSLQAKLLRALQEREVRRVGANDPVRVDVRIVAATNQPLDVRVKEGRFREDLLYRFRVVTIVLPPLRERKDDIPLLADYFLKQYAAEAKKSDLSFHPQTIEAMCRYDWPGNVRELQHAIEQAVVLTTGRVILADDLPLSIRDVAASEEALPPFPLMPLDELQRRYLIRVLREIPNRTEAARILGVDRRTLYRMAQRYGIPLADERGQTFPSSE
- a CDS encoding calcium/sodium antiporter yields the protein MEITLLLKFILGLVLLLGGAEVLVRGASRVAAAVGLSPLVIGLTVVAFGTSAPEITVSVISALNGEGDLAFGNVIGSNIFNILFILGLSAAITPLVVAQQMVRIDVPVMIGVSFLIVLLAVDGTIDRLEGGLLFAGLIGYLVFSIRQSRREPPEIEREYAAEFAPPSWKASGAVAWNIALVIFGLALLILGSRWVVAGAISVAQAVGVSELVIGLTIVAAGTSLPEVATSVVAAVRGERDIAVGNVVGSNIFNLLGVLGMAGIVAPQGLSVSPAAMNFDFPVMLATAAAALPIFFTGYRIARWEGFLFLGYYIAYTAYLTLKASEHDALPAFSGVMQLFVLPLTIVTLILIALRSWFATRKDKRTPEGSE
- a CDS encoding calcium/sodium antiporter; translation: MEVFVLLGFVAGIVLLLAGAEFLVRGASRIASALGLPPVMIGLTVVAIGTGAPEITVSVASAWIGRGDLAVGNIVGSNIMNILFVLGASAAITPLVVARRLVRIDVPIMIGVSLLLVLLAIDGRIGRMDGALLFAGLIGYMIFLIRQVRGEPEPIDAPYSPPAGRAGRMGWQILRVLLGLALLITGSRWMIGGAVSLARAIGVSELVIGLTIVAVGTSLPEAATSLMAAIRGRREIAVGNVIGSNIFNILGVVGIAGVAAPRGIAVSPAAMNFDFPVMLAAAAAALPIFFTGYRIARWEGFLFLGHYIAYTAYLILKASEHDALPAFSGVMQLFVLPLTAVTLIVVVVRGWRAK